One window from the genome of Gimesia aquarii encodes:
- a CDS encoding TetR/AcrR family transcriptional regulator — protein sequence MNQPSDRKQRSRKKILEAALHVFQREGYVGSGVDGIMEEAGMTSGAFYGHFDSKSEVLGSSLVQFFIEDQAAMGGALSKAETPEELINIMLRYLSSKHCEQVEAGCSIPPLLSDLGRADEQTKAQFEEVILWMTEQFAERSQNKFTKQEILASLALCFGGLALARAVESPALSRQILSACRKNLPLKKTE from the coding sequence ATGAATCAACCCTCGGACCGTAAACAGCGTTCACGTAAAAAAATATTAGAAGCCGCTTTGCACGTATTCCAACGTGAGGGTTATGTTGGGAGCGGCGTGGATGGCATCATGGAAGAAGCCGGCATGACGTCCGGCGCCTTCTACGGGCACTTTGATTCAAAATCCGAAGTGTTGGGTAGTAGTCTGGTGCAGTTCTTCATCGAAGATCAGGCCGCTATGGGTGGAGCCTTGAGTAAAGCTGAGACACCAGAAGAACTCATCAATATCATGCTCCGTTATCTCTCCAGCAAACATTGCGAACAGGTAGAAGCAGGTTGCTCGATTCCTCCTCTCTTATCTGACTTGGGTCGAGCAGACGAGCAAACCAAGGCCCAATTTGAAGAAGTCATTCTCTGGATGACTGAGCAATTTGCCGAACGCTCCCAAAACAAATTCACGAAACAAGAAATACTTGCATCACTGGCCCTCTGTTTTGGTGGGCTTGCACTGGCACGCGCCGTTGAATCTCCTGCGCTTTCCCGACAGATTCTCTCTGCCTGTCGTAAAAATTTACCCTTAAAGAAAACAGAATGA
- a CDS encoding prepilin peptidase, with amino-acid sequence MTPFGIDPNIILFLLFLLGAGLGRVINICIEEIPREERVGAAWKRVGRRMRHLWSRYHIPIIGVYLTRSPKSTFSYQRSHREAFVELLNGVIFVLLYCAEVPFGDQATLQASGLYSNYAPDPLVVDSWMTPVMLLNLRYLFHLVLIESLMIATFIDFDLKIIPDGATMPALWIGLIGSFLFGLFYLVPVWFQEPSVVRLMAVYFPKQYSDYFIVEKVPEWVTQYPHLHGLAVSLVGMIVGGGVVWAVRIIGYWTLRQEAMGFGDVILMAVIGSFLGWQATVTVFVISPLCALAVVAVSIFFRQTREIPFGPYLSLGALLVLLGWPKIWPFTERICHLGPLLPILAIVMLVLLAACLLTTQLMKKLLGIPMHSETIWIEEWTSADQLGYQEGENADETQGRWDLSGWPGTRSGRGTQNYHQWKKGH; translated from the coding sequence ATGACCCCCTTCGGAATCGACCCCAACATTATTTTATTTTTGCTGTTTCTACTGGGAGCAGGTTTGGGGCGTGTGATCAATATTTGCATTGAAGAAATTCCTCGCGAAGAAAGAGTAGGGGCAGCCTGGAAACGCGTGGGACGTAGAATGCGTCACCTTTGGTCTCGCTACCATATTCCAATTATCGGTGTCTATTTAACACGGTCTCCCAAATCTACATTTTCTTATCAGCGTTCGCATCGTGAAGCGTTTGTGGAACTGCTAAATGGTGTGATTTTCGTATTATTATATTGTGCAGAAGTTCCATTTGGGGATCAGGCAACTCTACAGGCAAGCGGCCTGTATTCTAATTATGCACCCGATCCATTAGTGGTAGATTCATGGATGACGCCGGTGATGTTGCTCAACCTGCGCTATCTGTTCCATCTCGTTTTAATTGAATCGTTGATGATTGCGACTTTCATCGACTTTGATCTTAAAATTATTCCCGATGGCGCTACGATGCCCGCGTTATGGATTGGGCTGATTGGATCTTTTTTGTTTGGTCTGTTTTATCTGGTTCCGGTCTGGTTTCAGGAACCATCGGTCGTTCGTTTAATGGCAGTTTATTTTCCGAAGCAGTATAGTGATTACTTTATCGTCGAGAAAGTACCAGAGTGGGTGACTCAGTATCCGCATCTACATGGTCTGGCCGTCAGTCTGGTCGGAATGATTGTGGGCGGGGGAGTGGTCTGGGCAGTTCGAATTATAGGTTATTGGACTCTACGACAAGAGGCAATGGGTTTTGGTGATGTGATTCTGATGGCTGTTATCGGTAGCTTTCTTGGCTGGCAGGCAACTGTGACCGTTTTTGTAATCTCGCCCCTTTGTGCGTTGGCCGTTGTGGCGGTTTCCATTTTTTTTCGACAGACACGCGAAATCCCGTTTGGCCCTTACCTTAGTTTAGGAGCGTTACTCGTGCTGTTGGGCTGGCCCAAAATCTGGCCTTTCACGGAACGTATTTGCCATTTAGGTCCTCTTCTGCCAATCTTAGCCATCGTGATGTTAGTCCTGCTGGCAGCTTGTTTACTGACAACCCAACTGATGAAGAAGCTATTAGGGATTCCCATGCATTCGGAAACTATCTGGATTGAAGAATGGACGTCCGCCGATCAGTTGGGCTATCAGGAAGGGGAGAACGCAGATGAAACTCAGGGACGTTGGGATCTCAGTGGTTGGCCTGGTACCCGATCAGGTCGGGGGACGCAAAACTACCATCAGTGGAAAAAAGGGCATTAG
- a CDS encoding VOC family protein: MQLDPFHLAFQVRDIAEARAFYGDLLGCSEGRSAETWVDFNFFGHQVVCHLNPEMGPTGKIASHANPVDGHGVPVPHFGVVLTMDRWKSLAEQLKAKKIEFVIEPYLRFEGQPGEQATMFFLDPSGNALEFKAFRDVETQLFAT; encoded by the coding sequence ATGCAACTCGATCCTTTTCACCTTGCGTTTCAAGTGCGTGACATTGCCGAAGCGAGAGCATTTTATGGCGACCTGCTTGGTTGCAGCGAAGGTCGCAGTGCCGAGACATGGGTTGACTTTAATTTCTTTGGGCATCAGGTGGTGTGCCACTTGAATCCGGAGATGGGTCCCACAGGAAAAATTGCTTCGCATGCCAACCCCGTGGATGGTCACGGTGTTCCCGTTCCTCACTTCGGTGTCGTGTTGACGATGGATCGCTGGAAGTCACTGGCGGAACAACTGAAAGCCAAGAAGATCGAATTTGTGATCGAACCTTACCTGCGATTTGAGGGCCAGCCGGGAGAACAGGCTACGATGTTCTTTCTGGATCCCAGCGGGAACGCTCTGGAATTCAAAGCGTTTCGCGATGTTGAAACACAATTGTTTGCCACTTGA
- the aroE gene encoding shikimate dehydrogenase: MICVSIGRTRHKMVMMEHRSLAEKGAELVELRLDWVARSPDVNRLIKDRPTPVVITCRRPEDKGRWKRSEEQRQAVLRTAIVSEVEYVDLEDDIADQIPRYGKTKRIISHHNFDETPDNLEEIYTSLCEKDPDIVKLVTMANSPDDSVRMLKLVANAKVPTIGFCMGEYGVMSRILCGKYGSPFTYATFSRERELAPGQLSFSEMSQIYRYDQIGPETPLYGVIGDPIAHSLSPLIHNAAFRYDKIDAVYVPFRVPKDRLAETLKEFDWLNVQGYSVTIPHKAGALKLAGEADEASQTMKVANTLFRDEDNTWQARNTDYEAALDSIRLGLDPKGELESDPINGKQVLLLGAGGVSRAIGAGIMNAGGALTISNRSRVRGEKLADELGCSYTTWENRGGGRYDIVVNGTAVGMHPNVNETPFAQNLLMDDMLVFDTVYNPENTLLLKQARERGCKTVSGIEMFVRQAAAQYKLFTGREAPLEAMRTTLRKGISAVGKL; encoded by the coding sequence ATGATTTGTGTCAGCATCGGTCGAACCCGGCACAAAATGGTGATGATGGAACATCGTTCCCTGGCAGAGAAGGGGGCAGAACTCGTGGAGTTACGCCTGGATTGGGTCGCGCGCTCACCGGATGTAAACCGTCTCATTAAAGATCGTCCTACGCCGGTGGTTATCACTTGTCGCAGGCCGGAAGATAAAGGGCGTTGGAAACGTTCCGAAGAACAGAGGCAGGCGGTACTCAGAACCGCCATCGTCTCCGAAGTCGAATATGTCGATCTGGAAGACGACATCGCAGATCAAATTCCGCGCTATGGAAAAACAAAACGCATCATCAGCCATCACAATTTCGATGAAACACCCGACAACCTCGAAGAGATTTATACTTCTCTTTGTGAGAAAGATCCCGATATTGTGAAATTGGTCACGATGGCCAATTCTCCTGATGATTCGGTTCGCATGTTGAAACTGGTAGCGAATGCCAAAGTACCGACGATCGGTTTCTGCATGGGAGAATATGGCGTGATGAGTCGAATCCTTTGTGGAAAATATGGTTCTCCGTTTACCTATGCTACATTTAGTCGTGAACGAGAATTAGCCCCCGGGCAATTGTCATTTTCCGAGATGAGTCAGATTTATCGATACGATCAAATTGGTCCGGAGACACCCTTGTATGGTGTGATTGGCGATCCGATTGCCCATAGTCTGAGCCCCTTAATTCACAATGCCGCGTTTCGTTATGATAAAATCGATGCCGTTTATGTTCCGTTTCGAGTGCCCAAAGACAGGCTGGCAGAGACACTGAAGGAATTTGATTGGCTCAACGTACAAGGTTATAGCGTCACGATTCCACATAAAGCCGGGGCACTCAAATTGGCTGGTGAGGCGGATGAAGCATCCCAGACAATGAAAGTTGCTAATACGTTGTTTCGTGATGAAGACAATACATGGCAGGCCCGTAATACAGACTACGAGGCAGCGCTCGACAGCATTCGACTGGGGCTTGATCCCAAGGGAGAATTGGAAAGTGATCCGATTAATGGTAAGCAAGTTCTCTTATTAGGCGCGGGTGGAGTATCGCGGGCCATCGGGGCTGGAATTATGAATGCAGGTGGTGCTTTGACGATTTCGAATCGAAGTCGCGTTAGAGGAGAAAAGCTGGCTGATGAGTTAGGTTGCTCTTATACCACTTGGGAAAATCGAGGAGGAGGACGTTACGATATTGTGGTCAATGGTACTGCTGTCGGGATGCATCCCAATGTGAATGAGACACCATTTGCACAAAATCTCCTCATGGATGATATGCTCGTATTCGATACAGTTTATAATCCGGAAAACACACTTTTATTGAAACAGGCGCGCGAACGCGGATGTAAAACCGTTTCAGGAATCGAAATGTTTGTGCGTCAGGCAGCTGCCCAGTACAAGCTGTTTACCGGAAGAGAAGCGCCCTTGGAAGCTATGCGAACAACGCTGCGAAAAGGAATTTCGGCAGTAGGTAAACTCTAG
- a CDS encoding MGH1-like glycoside hydrolase domain-containing protein: MSEMEWERLVSEARRDPGANWKRWGPYLAERQWGTVRESTGEEDPWLNFTHEEATWRTYRWGEDGLLGICDRQCRLCFGLALWNGNDPILKERLFGLTGPEGNHGEDVKEAYYYLDSTPSHSYLKALYKYPHAEFPYAHLREENARRSRNEPEFELTHTGIFNEGRYFDVQIEYAKAADDDVLIRATICNRGPEAASLHFLPSWWYRNTWGWGPILDRPNQKPSLSQASEDQLIASHETLGDFQLYTDVGPDGKLPQWLFTENETNTWRFDDPNSRRPSCKDAFHLAVVNGMEGVINPQPKGTKAAAHYQCTIEAGDSIQFRLRMSGTHSLPADAFGAEFDRTFEQRIEEADCYAKSLVSPGLSSDEEQILRQADAGLLWTKQFYHYAIANSSQNGNGETELAPPSPGAPHARNADWGHLYNRNIISMPDKWEYPWYAAWDSAFHLIPFTKIDPFFAKEQAILFLREWYMHPNGQLPAYEWNFSDVNPPVHAWACWHVYKMTASNGDRDRNFLERVFQKLLLNFTWWVNRKDIRGKHVFSGGFLGLDNIGIFDRSKPLPTGGHLEQADGTAWMAFFCSSMLSIAFELADDNPAYEDMASKFFEHYVSIAEAMNSLDGTGLWDEEDGFYYDHLYLDGRSIPLKIRSIVGLIPLFTVDVLFDKTINKLPGFKKRMDWFLQNRPEFAKFMTYMEHDTEDSEDGLRLLAIPTRDRLLRMLRYLLDEDEFLSNYGIRSLSKYHEEHPFEYELNGELLRVQYQPAESDSGLFGGNSNWRGPIWFPLNYLLIEALERYHIFYGKSLRVECPTRSGNYMDLQEVADEIRKRLSRLFLSKEDGDRPCYHRTDDLLNDPHWCELVLFYEYFDAETGRGLGASHQTGWTALISPILGTLASRNNGS; the protein is encoded by the coding sequence ATGTCTGAAATGGAATGGGAGCGTCTTGTCTCAGAAGCGCGTCGTGATCCGGGGGCCAACTGGAAACGCTGGGGGCCCTACTTGGCAGAACGGCAATGGGGTACGGTGCGCGAAAGTACCGGTGAAGAAGATCCGTGGCTCAATTTCACGCACGAAGAAGCAACCTGGCGCACCTACCGTTGGGGGGAAGATGGTCTCCTGGGGATCTGCGACCGGCAATGTCGGCTCTGCTTCGGACTAGCTTTATGGAACGGTAACGATCCCATTCTCAAGGAACGGCTGTTTGGTCTGACCGGTCCCGAAGGCAATCATGGAGAGGATGTGAAAGAGGCGTATTACTATCTCGATTCCACACCCTCCCATTCGTATCTGAAAGCACTCTACAAATACCCGCATGCCGAATTTCCGTATGCCCATCTGCGGGAAGAAAACGCACGGCGCTCTCGTAACGAACCTGAGTTTGAATTGACCCATACCGGCATCTTTAACGAAGGCCGTTACTTCGATGTCCAGATCGAATATGCCAAGGCAGCGGATGACGACGTCTTAATCAGAGCCACCATTTGTAACCGGGGACCGGAAGCAGCTTCGCTTCACTTCCTCCCTTCATGGTGGTATCGCAACACCTGGGGCTGGGGGCCCATCCTGGATCGTCCCAATCAAAAACCGAGCCTGTCCCAAGCGTCGGAAGATCAGCTCATCGCCAGTCACGAAACACTCGGCGACTTTCAGCTCTACACCGACGTCGGTCCCGACGGGAAGCTCCCTCAATGGCTGTTTACCGAAAACGAAACCAACACCTGGCGATTCGATGATCCCAACAGCAGACGCCCGTCGTGTAAAGACGCTTTTCATTTAGCAGTCGTCAACGGCATGGAAGGAGTCATCAACCCTCAACCGAAGGGAACCAAAGCTGCCGCCCATTATCAATGCACGATTGAAGCCGGTGATTCAATCCAGTTTCGTTTACGGATGTCGGGAACCCACAGCCTGCCCGCGGATGCGTTTGGCGCTGAGTTTGATCGTACTTTTGAGCAACGTATCGAAGAGGCAGATTGCTACGCGAAGTCTCTCGTTTCACCGGGTCTATCCTCGGATGAAGAACAGATTCTGAGGCAGGCCGATGCCGGGTTACTCTGGACAAAACAATTCTATCACTACGCCATCGCCAACTCCTCACAAAACGGTAATGGCGAAACGGAACTTGCTCCGCCCTCTCCTGGTGCACCGCATGCTCGGAATGCTGACTGGGGACACTTATACAATCGCAATATCATTTCGATGCCTGACAAATGGGAATACCCCTGGTATGCAGCCTGGGATTCCGCCTTTCATTTAATTCCGTTTACGAAGATCGATCCCTTTTTCGCCAAGGAACAGGCGATCCTGTTTCTCCGCGAATGGTACATGCATCCCAACGGTCAGCTGCCTGCTTACGAGTGGAACTTCAGCGATGTGAATCCGCCCGTTCATGCCTGGGCGTGTTGGCACGTCTATAAAATGACCGCTTCTAATGGGGATCGCGACCGCAACTTTCTGGAACGTGTGTTTCAGAAACTGTTGCTCAACTTCACTTGGTGGGTGAATCGAAAAGACATCCGCGGTAAGCACGTCTTCAGTGGTGGATTTCTCGGACTGGATAACATCGGAATCTTCGATCGCTCGAAACCACTACCCACCGGCGGTCACCTGGAACAGGCAGACGGAACCGCCTGGATGGCCTTCTTCTGTTCCAGCATGTTGTCGATTGCCTTTGAACTGGCCGATGACAATCCCGCTTATGAAGACATGGCCTCGAAATTCTTCGAGCACTATGTCTCGATCGCCGAGGCCATGAACTCGCTCGACGGTACCGGACTTTGGGATGAAGAAGATGGCTTCTACTACGATCACCTTTATCTGGATGGCCGCAGTATCCCGCTGAAGATCCGCTCGATTGTCGGTTTGATTCCCCTCTTCACGGTCGACGTGCTATTCGATAAAACGATCAATAAGCTTCCTGGTTTTAAGAAACGCATGGACTGGTTTCTGCAGAACCGTCCCGAGTTCGCCAAGTTCATGACCTACATGGAACATGATACAGAAGACTCCGAAGACGGACTACGCCTGCTGGCCATTCCCACCCGTGATCGTCTTTTGAGAATGTTACGTTACCTGTTGGACGAAGATGAATTCTTATCTAACTACGGCATCCGCTCCCTTTCCAAGTACCACGAAGAGCATCCGTTTGAATACGAACTCAATGGCGAACTGCTGCGCGTCCAATACCAACCTGCTGAATCCGACAGTGGTTTGTTCGGCGGTAATTCCAATTGGCGCGGCCCCATCTGGTTCCCTCTCAACTATTTGTTAATTGAAGCGTTGGAACGCTATCACATCTTCTACGGCAAGTCGCTCCGAGTCGAATGCCCCACTCGGTCGGGCAATTACATGGACCTGCAGGAAGTCGCCGATGAAATCCGCAAGCGACTCTCGCGGCTGTTCCTCTCAAAAGAAGATGGCGACCGCCCCTGTTATCACCGCACCGACGATTTATTGAACGACCCGCACTGGTGCGAACTGGTCCTGTTCTATGAATACTTCGACGCAGAAACGGGACGCGGCTTAGGCGCCAGCCACCAAACCGGTTGGACCGCCTTGATCTCACCCATCCTTGGCACATTGGCCAGTCGTAATAATGGTTCCTGA
- a CDS encoding cupin domain-containing protein, with product MKNSIHEQVTQGRGFDIFEAGPHNSWNDYRLAPPETPFPVRGKYFLKNLLKSEGLEMSINVLPPGKGMPFVHRHALNDEIYFIIQGTGQFQLGNEVLDVSDGFFLRVSPEVPRCWRNHSDEPLYFLVIQYNKESRIAGGTSDGEIVDQQIIWKQGPQDESTLGP from the coding sequence ATGAAGAACTCAATACATGAGCAAGTAACTCAAGGTCGGGGATTTGACATTTTTGAAGCAGGTCCTCACAACAGCTGGAATGATTACCGACTCGCCCCACCAGAGACTCCTTTTCCCGTTCGCGGGAAATATTTTCTTAAAAATTTGTTGAAGTCGGAGGGGCTTGAAATGTCGATTAATGTTCTCCCTCCCGGCAAAGGGATGCCTTTTGTGCACCGACATGCTCTGAATGATGAAATCTATTTCATTATTCAAGGCACAGGTCAGTTTCAGCTCGGAAACGAAGTTCTGGATGTGTCTGATGGTTTCTTTCTTCGAGTTTCACCAGAAGTTCCTCGTTGCTGGCGAAACCATTCCGATGAACCATTATACTTTCTAGTGATTCAATACAATAAAGAAAGTCGAATCGCAGGAGGTACTTCGGATGGCGAAATCGTCGATCAGCAAATCATCTGGAAACAAGGGCCACAGGATGAATCAACCCTCGGACCGTAA
- the rsgA gene encoding ribosome small subunit-dependent GTPase A yields MDFETPHDLGWKRCFEQQLSISEMQDCIVSRVGSHLGSQVLVLASNAEMTLPISLIESCGEVTVGDWLLLDATTHRGVRRLERDSLIARKAAGEQAKSQPIAANIDTLFIVSSCNHDFNLSRLERYLALAIEAQVTPIVVLTKSDLAEDAELLRQQATQLKSGLIVELVDARDSQQTSVLSDWCRINQTVAIVGSSGVGKSTLAMSLGAETLKTQGIREDDSKGRHTTTTRSIHRLNSGGLLIDTPGMRELQLADCEEGVSEVFDEIIELAQFCRFRNCNHNGDPGCAVQESIERGDLSPRRLKNYLKLQSEQARNSQSLRERRQESRKLGKFYKSVQASKQRYQNRDE; encoded by the coding sequence ATGGATTTTGAAACACCCCACGATCTTGGCTGGAAGCGCTGTTTCGAGCAACAATTATCAATTTCGGAAATGCAGGATTGCATTGTCTCTCGCGTCGGTTCGCACCTGGGGAGTCAAGTGCTGGTTCTGGCTTCAAATGCGGAGATGACGCTGCCGATATCATTGATTGAGTCGTGCGGCGAGGTGACTGTCGGTGACTGGTTACTACTCGATGCAACTACTCATCGGGGTGTGCGACGACTCGAACGAGATTCACTCATCGCCAGAAAAGCAGCCGGCGAACAAGCAAAGTCACAACCAATTGCGGCGAATATCGATACTCTGTTCATTGTCAGTTCGTGTAACCATGATTTCAATCTTTCCCGATTAGAGCGTTATCTTGCACTGGCCATTGAGGCGCAGGTAACCCCCATTGTAGTGTTAACAAAGTCTGATTTAGCTGAAGATGCAGAACTGCTTCGGCAACAGGCAACACAACTCAAATCCGGTTTAATTGTGGAACTGGTTGATGCTCGCGATTCTCAGCAAACCAGCGTGCTCTCAGACTGGTGTCGCATCAATCAGACCGTGGCAATTGTCGGTTCGTCGGGAGTCGGTAAATCTACGCTGGCAATGTCACTCGGTGCAGAGACACTGAAAACACAGGGAATTCGTGAGGATGACTCAAAAGGCCGACACACCACCACTACACGTTCCATTCATCGGCTGAATTCCGGTGGTTTACTGATTGATACCCCCGGAATGCGTGAGTTACAACTTGCTGACTGTGAAGAGGGTGTCTCCGAAGTATTTGATGAAATTATTGAATTGGCACAGTTCTGCCGCTTTCGAAATTGTAATCATAACGGCGATCCCGGATGCGCCGTCCAGGAATCCATCGAACGTGGTGACCTTTCTCCTCGACGCCTCAAAAATTATCTCAAGCTCCAATCAGAACAGGCCCGCAATTCTCAATCGCTTCGCGAACGTCGACAGGAATCACGCAAACTCGGCAAATTCTACAAATCAGTCCAGGCTTCCAAACAACGCTATCAGAATCGAGATGAATGA
- a CDS encoding shikimate kinase, with product MTVITLIGYRGSGKSSVAVPLAEKLGFAWIDADDEIERVTAKSITEIFAEEGEEYFREIEREVMQSLLIRKKLIIAAGGGAILNTETRGEVQSAGPVIWLKASAEALTQRISQDDTTTSRRPALTPLKGDKEIQHLLSQREPVYEECATITIETDSKTVSEIVDEIMTVLESHS from the coding sequence ATGACGGTTATCACGTTAATTGGCTATCGAGGCAGCGGGAAAAGTAGTGTTGCTGTTCCTTTAGCGGAAAAGTTGGGCTTTGCCTGGATTGATGCCGACGATGAAATTGAGCGGGTCACTGCTAAATCGATCACAGAGATCTTTGCTGAGGAGGGAGAGGAATACTTCCGCGAGATTGAGCGTGAAGTCATGCAGAGTTTGCTTATTCGAAAAAAACTGATTATTGCCGCCGGTGGAGGTGCTATCTTGAATACAGAGACGCGCGGTGAAGTCCAGTCAGCGGGTCCTGTGATCTGGCTAAAGGCGAGCGCGGAAGCTTTGACACAACGCATTTCTCAGGATGACACAACGACAAGTCGTCGTCCCGCGTTAACTCCTCTCAAGGGGGATAAGGAAATTCAACATCTGCTCAGTCAGCGTGAACCCGTTTATGAGGAGTGTGCTACAATTACTATCGAGACGGATTCAAAAACCGTTTCAGAAATTGTCGATGAGATTATGACAGTTCTGGAATCTCACTCTTAA
- a CDS encoding sulfatase family protein — protein MRSILFTLVCLLILASLATPQEVSAASKTDRPNVVIILTDDMGYGDMTANNRDSRIPTPNLDRLAKESLVFTDAHAAGSYCVPSRYGLLTGRYMWRTRLGSGGNLANFGGTLIEPGRKTIASVLKEAGYQTGLVGKWHQGIDWKLRDESAREDIRVNPNYQDFQNIDFASPALKGPKDFGFDYSFGTAGSAEMNPAAFIENNRTTVIPTLTSSEALKKYGEWYGRDDNIIADGYTMDRLVPTLSNKACEFVEQATRTSPDQPFFLYYAMTTPHNPIVPNKEFVGKSRAGAYGDFVVELDHHVGKLLRKLADLGIAENTLVIFTSDNGPVNRTKGYRQRWVRGDTAIYGHDSTGPFAGWKGGLLEGGHRVPFCVRWPEKIKAGGRCSTTIVFNDVLPTLAEMLKLNLDQNTAEDGQSFFKALTGKARPASFHEAIVHNNSKGTFAIRKGAFKLTVNGPKTTEQVIDDDFPVSVVLHDLSNDAEETTDVSRKHLKKVKEMHALLKQYVREGRSNGGQ, from the coding sequence ATGAGAAGTATTTTATTCACCCTGGTCTGTTTATTAATTTTGGCATCGCTTGCCACACCGCAAGAAGTTTCGGCGGCGAGTAAGACAGATCGGCCTAACGTCGTGATCATCCTCACCGATGACATGGGGTATGGTGATATGACTGCCAACAATCGTGACAGTCGAATTCCCACGCCTAATCTGGATCGGCTGGCGAAAGAGAGTCTGGTGTTTACTGATGCGCATGCCGCGGGGTCTTACTGTGTTCCTTCTCGCTATGGGCTGTTAACGGGTCGGTATATGTGGCGTACCCGGTTGGGATCGGGGGGGAACCTGGCTAACTTTGGTGGCACGCTGATTGAACCGGGACGCAAGACGATTGCGAGTGTGCTCAAAGAGGCGGGGTATCAGACCGGGTTGGTGGGCAAGTGGCATCAGGGAATCGATTGGAAGCTGCGCGATGAAAGTGCGCGAGAAGACATTCGCGTTAATCCCAACTACCAGGATTTTCAAAACATCGATTTCGCTTCACCTGCACTGAAAGGGCCCAAAGACTTTGGGTTCGATTACTCCTTCGGCACCGCTGGATCTGCGGAGATGAATCCCGCCGCCTTCATCGAGAACAACCGAACGACGGTTATTCCCACGCTGACTTCATCGGAAGCATTAAAAAAGTATGGCGAATGGTATGGCCGGGATGACAATATTATTGCTGACGGATACACGATGGATCGTCTTGTGCCGACTCTGTCGAATAAGGCGTGCGAGTTCGTCGAGCAGGCGACCCGTACCTCGCCCGATCAGCCGTTCTTTTTGTACTACGCGATGACCACGCCGCATAATCCGATTGTCCCTAACAAGGAATTTGTCGGTAAGAGCCGCGCCGGAGCGTACGGAGATTTCGTTGTTGAACTTGATCACCATGTTGGCAAGCTGTTGCGCAAGCTTGCCGATCTTGGAATTGCAGAGAACACGCTGGTCATTTTTACCAGTGATAACGGGCCGGTGAATCGGACGAAGGGATATCGACAACGCTGGGTCAGGGGGGATACCGCTATTTACGGGCACGACAGCACCGGGCCTTTCGCAGGCTGGAAGGGGGGCTTACTGGAAGGCGGACACCGGGTGCCATTCTGTGTTCGCTGGCCGGAAAAAATCAAAGCAGGTGGACGTTGTTCGACAACGATTGTATTCAATGATGTTCTGCCTACTTTGGCGGAGATGTTGAAGCTCAATCTGGATCAGAACACTGCGGAAGACGGCCAAAGTTTCTTCAAAGCGCTGACGGGAAAAGCGCGTCCCGCGTCGTTTCATGAAGCAATCGTGCACAATAACAGCAAGGGGACTTTTGCCATCCGCAAGGGAGCGTTTAAGCTGACTGTTAATGGTCCGAAAACCACCGAGCAGGTGATAGATGACGACTTCCCGGTCTCTGTTGTGCTGCATGATCTGAGCAACGATGCTGAAGAGACCACCGACGTCTCCCGCAAGCACCTCAAGAAGGTAAAGGAAATGCATGCCTTGCTCAAACAATATGTACGCGAGGGGAGAAGTAACGGCGGGCAATGA